The genomic region AATGTTTGCCGGAGTCGGCTCCTTCACACAGGCGCCGGATAAAACGACGATCGCACTCAAAAGAAAAACGTTCTTTCCGAAAAAGGATTTGGATTTTAAATTCATTCGATTTTTTGTATATACTTAATTGCTAATAGACTTAGTCGATGGTGAACTTTTTATTCACGAGAAGTTCTCCGTCTTCGTCTCGAACTTCCACTTCATACGAACCTTGTTGATCGAAAAAAGTATCGTCGTAGTAGGTCTGAAACTTTTCGAAACTTTTGCGGAAGTCCTTTTCCTGAACGGAGAATTCCTCCTTGCCGCCGTCGGTGCGGTAAATTGTTAAACGAACTCGTTTCGGAGTGGACCAGCCTTTTTTGTAGTAAATGAAAAAGTCCTGACCATGAGAAAAATGATATTCCTTTTGAGAACTCATTCCGGAAACTTTTTCGGGAGTCATCTTGTCGATGTCCATATAGATTTCATGTTTTGCGGGCCAGAAAAACCAAACGGCGAGCGCCAGAAGAATCACTCCGGCAATTTTTAAAAAGCGGGAGGAACCTTCTCTTTCGGGAGATTCCGGTCTTGTATAGTCTTCCAATCTCATGACACTGCTTATCCTGTGGAGGTGGTTCTTTTTGGGCAAATGTTTTTCCTCTCTTGCCTCGGAAGAGGATAAATTCCGAATCGAAGATTCGCCTTCGGACGTTGACGTTACTGACGATTCTTTTTCTTTAGGGAAAGAATCCCTTGAGAATTCTTCCCTGAAAGGTTCCGGTTCGACGGACGATGTTGGGACGCCGATCGGACCTGGATCCGCGATTTCCGCGGAAGTCGTTTCTTGTTCTTGGCGTTCGGAGAACGACGCTTCCTTCGAATCCGTCGACAAAGACGATTGCGTGGGCGAAGCGGATAAAGACGATGATTCCGACGGAGACGATTCTCCACCTAACGTCTTTCGAACATGAGCGCCCGCCGCTTGTTTTAAAAGATCCTTCTTAGCCAAGAGCCAAAACCTCTTCCACAAATCCTTGATAGGATTTTGTCGCCTTTCCTTTCGGTTGATATTCGAAGAGCGTTTGTTTCATCATGTGCGCTTCTTCCACGCTGACCGACGGAGGAATTCTGGATGAGAATAATTTCAAATAAGGTTCGATCATCGGTTCGAGAGTTTGGGAAAGTGTCGTTCTCGGATTAAACATCGTAAGCACGGCTCCGAAAACTTTCAAAGAAGGATTGAATCGTTTTACGGTATTCTTATGCGCTTCGAGAATCGCTTCGATTCCATCGAGAGAAAATTTGGAAACCTGCAACGGAACCAACAATCCAGTCGACGCTACGAACGCGTTGAGAGTGATCATGGAAAGACTCGGGGGACAGTCGATGATCGCGTAGTCGAATTCGTCCTTGATCAGCTCCAAAGAATCTCGGAGATGAAAAAATCCGTCGATCTTTCCCGAAAGCATCACGTCGACTTCGGCAAGGGAAGAATGGGACGGCCCGATCTTTAAACCTTCGATCCGAGTTTGAATCAGAATCTCTCTCGGATCACCTCCGTCTCTAAAAATTTTATAAAGACTTTTTTCCCTTCCTTCTTCCGTTGAAACTGGAAGGGAATTCTCAGCCGTAAAAACGGAAGTCGCGTTTCCCTGCGCGTCCAGATCCAATAACAAAACTCTTTCACCTTTGAGCGCGAGCCCGAAAGCGAGATGCACCGCGGTCGTCGTTTTGCCGACTCCGCCTTTCTGGTTTGCTATACAGAGGATCTGTTTCATAAAAAATCCGTTGCCCGTAGATTCCGCTTTCCCGAGACTACATTTAGAGATCGTTCTCCAAGGATTAGGGATAGAATCCTCAATCGGTTTTGGATGACAATCCGGAAAAGGAGATACAGTTGGCAGAATTTGAAACGATCATAGGGCTGGAAGTTCACGCACAGCTCAACACGGAATCGAAAATATTCTCTACAAGCGCGACGAAGTTCGGCGCTCCTCCGAATTCTCAAACGAACCCCGTATGTTTAGGATTGCCCGGAGCTCTTCCGGTCCTCAACGAATCCGCTTTGGAAAAAGCGATCATGGCGGGACTTGCGTTCGGTTGCGACATCACTCTTTTTACAAAATTCGATCGTAAGAATTATTTTTATCCCGATCTTCCCAAAGGGTATCAGATCTCTCAGTTCGATAAACCGATCTGCACCGGAGGCGGAGTTACGTTTACGATCAAAGGGGAAGAATCTCCGCGTTACGTAAGACTCACTCGGATTCATATGGAAGAGGACGCTGGGAAATTGATCCACTCCGCGGACCCGAACGTTCCTCAATCCTATGTCGATTTAAACAGAGCCGGAACTCCGTTGATCGAAATCGTTTCCGAACCGGAGATGCGTTCTTCGGACGAAGCGTATTATTATCTGAATTCCTTAAAAGCGGTTTTAAAATACATCCGCGTTTCCGATTGCAACATGGAAGAAGGTTCTCTTCGTTGCGACGCAAACGTTTCGATTCGTCCTAAGGGCTCCGATAAATTCGGAACCAGAGTGGAAATCAAAAACCTCA from Leptospira kmetyi serovar Malaysia str. Bejo-Iso9 harbors:
- a CDS encoding ParA family protein, producing the protein MKQILCIANQKGGVGKTTTAVHLAFGLALKGERVLLLDLDAQGNATSVFTAENSLPVSTEEGREKSLYKIFRDGGDPREILIQTRIEGLKIGPSHSSLAEVDVMLSGKIDGFFHLRDSLELIKDEFDYAIIDCPPSLSMITLNAFVASTGLLVPLQVSKFSLDGIEAILEAHKNTVKRFNPSLKVFGAVLTMFNPRTTLSQTLEPMIEPYLKLFSSRIPPSVSVEEAHMMKQTLFEYQPKGKATKSYQGFVEEVLALG